One region of Oryza sativa Japonica Group chromosome 10, ASM3414082v1 genomic DNA includes:
- the LOC4348810 gene encoding xyloglucan galactosyltransferase KATAMARI1 homolog, producing MKRHNAAEVPVPVSYGGERDEKTGSKVDKMGGGAARRWRSGGCCSRLWLVLVVFATVTMLLRHRYDSGLGHGAAAVVRIEPVHRKVKPADRGGARPSFSDSGSAKPVTVDHKSATTDSSTGTESDGGGEPSSASSSLPAAAHPFSRALAAAGDKGDRCGGRYVYVQELPPRFNTDMVKNCVALFPWKDMCKFTANGGFGPPMSGGGGMFQETGWYNSDKYTVDIIFHERMRRYECLTDDPSLAAAVYVPFFAGLEVWRHLWGFNATARDAMALEVVDIITSRPEWRAMGGRDHFFTAGLITWDFRRLADGDAGWGSKLFSLPAIKNMTALVVEASPWHLNDAAIPFPTAFHPASDEAVFVWQDKVRRLERPWLFSFAGAARPGSAKSIRSELITQCRASSACSLMECRDGPSNKCGSAASYMRLFQSSTFCLQPQGDSYTRKSAFDAMLAGCIPVFFHPGTAYVQYTWHLPRNHADYSVYISEDDVRRNASIEERLRRIAPAAVERMRETVISLIPTVVYAQPSSRLDTMKDAFDVAVDAIVDKVTRLRRDIVDGRGEEEKLEMYSWKYPLLREGQKVEDPHEWDSLFAFA from the coding sequence ATGAAGCGGCACAACGCGGCGGAGGTGCCGGTGCCGGTGAGctacggcggcgagcgggatgaGAAGACCGGAAGCAAGGTGGATAAGATGGGTGGTGGAGCGGCtaggcggtggcggagcggcggctgctgctcccgCCTCTGGCTCGTGCTCGTCGTGTTCGCCACCGTCACGATGCTGCTGCGCCACCGCTACGACTCCGGCCTCGGCCAtggtgccgccgccgtggtgcgcATCGAGCCGGTGCACCGGAAGGTGAAGCCAGCCGATCGCGGCGGCGCCAGGCCGTCGTTCTCCGATTCCGGCAGCGCGAAGCCGGTCACCGTCGACCACAAGTCGGCGACGACCGATTCTTCTACCGGAACGGAGTCTGACGGTGGAGGCGAGCCATCGTCGGCGTCATCttcgctgccggcggcggcgcacccgttctcgcgcgcgctcgcggcggcgggcgacaaGGGCGACCGGTGCGGCGGGCGGTACGTGTACGTGCAGGAGCTGCCTCCGCGGTTCAACACCGACATGGTCAAGAACTGCGTGGCTCTGTTCCCGTGGAAAGACATGTGCAAGTTCACGGCGAACGGCGGCTTCGGCCCGCcgatgagcggcggcggcggcatgttCCAGGAGACCGGGTGGTACAACTCCGACAAGTACACGGTGGACATCATCTTCCACGAGCGGATGAGGCGGTACGAGTGCCTCACCGACGACCCCTccctggccgccgccgtgtaCGTGCCGTTCTTCGCCGGCCTCGAGGTGTGGCGCCACCTCTGGGGGTTCAACGCCACCGCGCGGGacgccatggcgctggaggtGGTGGACATCATCACGTCGCGGCCCGAGTGGCGCGCCATGGGAGGCCGCGACCacttcttcaccgccggcctcaTCACGTGGGACTTCCGGAGGctggccgacggcgacgccggctGGGGGAGCAAGCTGTTCAGCCTTCCGGCGATAAAGAACATGACGGCGCTCGTGGTGGAGGCGAGCCCGTGGCACCTCAACGACGCCGCCATCCCGTTCCCGACGGCGTTCCACCCGGCGAGCGACGAGGCCGTGTTCGTCTGGCAGGACAAGGTCCGCCGCCTCGAGCGCCCATGGCTCTTCTccttcgccggcgcggcgcgcccgGGCAGCGCCAAGTCGATCCGTTCCGAGCTCATCACGCAGTGCAGGGCGTCGAGCGCGTGCTCACTCATGGAGTGCCGCGACGGGCCGAGCAACAAGTGCGGCTCGGCGGCGAGCTACATGAGACTCTTCCAGAGCTCCACCTTCTGCCTCCAGCCGCAGGGCGACTCGTACACGCGCAAGTCGGCGTTCGACGCCATGCTCGCCGGCTGCATCCCGGTGTTCTTCCACCCCGGCACGGCGTACGTCCAGTACACCTGGCACCTGCCCAGGAACCACGCCGACTACTCCGTCTACATCTCCGAGGACGACGTGCGCCGCAACGCCAGCATCGaggagcggctgcggcggatcgcgccggccgccgtggagCGGATGAGGGAGACGGTCATCTCGCTCATCCCGACGGTGGTGTACGCGCAGCCGTCGTCGAGGCTGGACACGATGAAGGACGCGTTCGACGTGGCGGTGGACGCCATCGTCGACAAGGTGACGAGGCTGCGGCGCGACATCGtcgacggccgcggcgaggaggagaagctgGAGATGTACAGCTGGAAGTATCCATTGCTGCGAGAAGGGCAGAAGGTCGAGGACCCCCATGAGTGGGATTCATTGTTCGCGTTCGCCTAG